TTAATACAAATTAACTGCTTTCTTTGGATGAACATTCCCGTTTAATGCATGCTACATGTGCGTTTTAAGGTCTGTGCTGTGATAACGTCAAGTGTGAGAGATGTGAATGACAGGCGTTTAATAAACGGATGGGAGGTCATTCATTGACTCCAGCGCTCGGTTAGCATAAGGCTAACTCGCTAGCCACCAGGCGCTACCCCTGCGAATGTGGAGCTAGTCTAAATAGACCCAGGCTTCAAACTTGAACGCGGTTCATAGCGACAGCATTAATGGAAACGAATCCTACCTGCAGGTGCTCCTGAAAGCGGATGGGTAGGATTTGAGCCATGGTGGTTTTATCTGCTCTCAATCCTGAATAACTCTGCTAGCGAGCTAGCGACGGGCTGCGACCTCCTCCACGGACACCGCAGTCAACGGCACCGGATTTTACTGGAAAAACACGGACCAAACGGAGAAAATATGGCAAACGAAACAAGCCAAGGCTTTCCTGGTGTTTCCTAGAACGTCGCCGACCCTTTCCCCCGGACGTTAGTGCcttttctctccccctcccccgcGGCTGAGATGTTAATCGGCGGAGCTAGTGCTGAAAGTGCCGAAATCCGCAATGGCGGCGGAAACAGCTCGGAGGAGCCTCAACACGGAAACATCACAGGAGGAACCGTTTCGACGGAGAGGGGGCAGACGGTGTTATTTTACGGCCATATATCAAAGCATTTCGAACACATAGACCTTATAAATATGACTTGTGCACATTGGGGATTGAATTATGCTCTCAAAGAAATcacgtttatttttttttgccacatcatTCAGCATATTACGGGCACGTCAGATCCGGGGACGCTCCCCGGCTTTCAAATATCTAAACTCTCAGCAGCCATCCCCTGTCCTAGCTCACCTGATTCATCCCAGACATGAATTATGATCAGTTAGGAATATGATTCAGATAGAGGGGAAACACTGGACCGTGCCACTGTGCTCTACCAGACTAGAAACTACTCTCAGGTGTAACACCACCCTCAtcacacacactactactactactactactacaacactGTCTTTGGGGACAGTTTCTAGCCCTTTGGGCTACATGCATTCAAGTGGCTCCCACAAATTGATAGCTGATCAGACAATACATGATCTCTGTAATTTTGTTAGGCAAGGAATACTAATAATACAAGGCTAATATTGGTGGTGGAGCAGAGTAGCCTTATCTGTGGTCGGCTGGACAGCCCCACATCACTACATCACTACATCAGTCGCTTTCGATAAGAGCAAAGATTTTGGGTGACTTCTTAGTTGCTTCAGGACTTAAGAagcaagacaaacaaacaaaaaacatcacgGTAATCaacaaaatgttaaaatgttgtGGCATTTAATATGTGGGTCTCATTTCTCTAATACTCAGGGGTTCAGAGGAGTTCTAGACTACTCAGCATGGACCGAGACTCTCCTTTAGGTATAATAGGCTTAATCCATGCATGGGGAAACTGACCCTACAAGGTTTAAGCATTGAAACATTTGCCTTCGAAATATAACACTtttactttaatatatatataaaaaaagatttattacaAAAATGATCCTTTATACAGCTTTTTGCCAAACACACACCGTGATCTTTAAAGTGTAGAAAAGATTTCATGAAATGGGGTCAAATCCAAAGCATCAGACAAGTCGATCTTCATGTAACACAATGAACACTTGGCAGTCTGCTTTCACGAGTCTTTTCCCTGGAGTCGATTCTGTTTTCGCTGTAAATATCGAGCCCGAGCCTCTGTGATTGAGCTTGCGTCGTTTCTCTTCTCGAGTTTCTTCGTTGCATCTTCGCTGGTCTCTGCTGACAAAAGGATCAGATACATCACCATTACAAACAGTTGTTTAAAATAAGACATATATACAATGAAGGTGTTTACAGATCTTTGCTGTAATTTGCCAGATTTggtaaatgtgtttaaatattgtcTTGTGTGCCACAGAATCCATTCCTATGTTATTTTAAGCTCCCTCTTGGTGGCTAGAatagcactgttttaaagcaGCCATCCTGtgaataaatgtatatacatttatttacattttattgtgttGATATTCACTGTTCTACGTCATGGTCACGAAGTTCCAAAAAAGTCTCTTCTCACTCATTAATTTACttaaatgcagatatttttctGTTTAGGCTGGAAAGCTATATGGTTTAGCTCAAGCAGTACCGAACTGTACTGAATTAGCTGTGCGTCAATCAATTTAGCAAGATTACATTTAGCCCCTCAGTCCATTGTTTTCTAGAATGAAGACAGTATTTCCCttggcatagctgaataatgagagtttgttACATGGAACTGATACACTATATTGCATGCCACGAAAATGCAATACATCCGGTCCACCATCGAAAGCCCTACGAGGCTTAACGCAATGGCTACTTCGTGAGAATATATGAAAGCAAGGCTGAAAATGCTAACACCAGGTGAAGCACTTGCTAAAAGCAAAAGCTATCCAGACTGGAGAACGACATACCGAAAGGTAAAAGCTAATGTTTACCAGCGACAAATTCTTAAGGTAGCTATCAGCATGCCATGCTGACTGGACACCTAGAAGGCCCAgaaaggacagcaacactatcagGTTAGATTTGTGAAAAATCATTATATGCTATGTGTCTGCAAGTCGTCACCAGCCAATAAATCTTTTttattaaacctttttttttttcttttccaaaaataaataaataaataacagggttgtgaatTGGCTTGTGAAGCAACATCTGAGCTATTTGTGCCCCAACCAAAATACTCAACAAATGCATTCTCTGGCACCTTTAACCTTGCTTATGGGGCAAGTTTTAATGTTTGCACTTTAACCTgttgcctttaaaaaaaaagttaacatTTTCATTCGCAGCAGAGATGTGAACGTTGCTTGTATAAAGACATCTCAAAATCTAAAAAGTCATCTCATaattttaaaaactaaaaaaaaaagcgttTAGATGCGCCTTGCTTGCATCTTGAGCTCCACCATTCACATGCAAGTCTATAATTATAAACTCAAGCTCACCTGTAGTTAAAAACAGGAACATGTTATCAgtcaaaaaatatattatttctaCACCAATAGCAGCtattttttacatgtattaaatgccttattaaccatttattcattttctgcTGATTTGCTCTTTGAAATACAGAACCATCGCTTTTTCCATCACACCGTTCAGTACAGATTAGTTGTAGGTGCAACTTTCGAGGCAAGGAAAACGGAGGACTGCAATCTAATGGAAATTAGCTAGCCAGCGTTCATTACTGTGGGATAGCTCAGACTTTGGTATGGTCACTGTTCTTACATTAAAATTTAACATGTTTGGATACTGTTGGCTAAATCCAATTCAGCTTGCACCCATATACTGAAAAGGCAAGCTTTAGACCCGGTTATAATCCTTTAGATCTTCATCTAGGGTAAGTTAACAAAGTGTGTATGGTGACAGATGGGCTACAATCTCTGTACACCATCAGTGAAACctacaaggtatgtgtttctattaaagtggccagtgagtatacTTCAGTATCATTAATAAGTACCTGTTTGTCTTTTTGCTGCCTTTTTCTTTTCCCATTGTGCCATCTCCTCATCAGTCACTTCTTCTCTGGCAACGCTGCTTAGCTCATAAACATCTATCTCATGCAGCTTTGGAAGCAGGTCCTTCACCCAGTCATATCGGATGGGGCACACAGTTCTCACATAAACGCGTGAAGTGACCAGGACATCATGGAAAATGATCCAGTCTAGCTGTGCCTCCTGCCCACAAAGCTGATCAAAAGGTACAGCAGGTAATAAAACATTATCAGTTAGAATGTCCACAGCATAAAGAACAGGAAATAGTTAAAGTTCTTACAGATGATGATGGATGAATTTGAACGGTGGATCCATGTCCATCCATGGTACAAAATGTCTTCCCCATAGACCTCCTTGCCACATTAGTGAAATAACCCAGACAGAGACAATGTCTTAGAACCTCACTGCTGCTGCCCTTAAATGTCTCCAGTGCAAAGTCCTTCTGCTTAAAAAGAAAAGATGGGAATAGGAAGAAACCCATGAGAAAGATAAGAACCACGAGAAACTACCTCTCAAGGCATTTATGTTATCAGATCCTTTATATACCCTGACCAAGTGGGCATAGAGCACACTACTGTAAAAATGACCATGAACCATATAAATAAACCAGAACTTTCTCCATTAATCTCTTTTTATATGGGTTATGCTTTAAATTATCACCATGCAGCAAAACACCAGTATGCTTAAGCtcttaaaagtaataaaaacacTAATATATACTCCATGCTACATTTTCTTTCAACAGTGGTGATTGTCCAGGTCACGATTTATTGTTTAAGGCCCTATGTGGATCATTCAGGTGTATTTCAACAAGTCTGAAGCAAGTATGGTTTAGTGAAGTCACATAAATAACTCTTCTTCTCCACTGACTAGCAAAATCGAGAGACAAGAGAGACTGTGGATTACCTGTTTCAGACGGAGAAGTATCTCTCGGAGTTGGGTCTCCACACTAAAGGCTGACTTCAACGCCCGCCAGTGAATCCAGTGATCTTTACACCATGCGGATGGATTCTCACTGTGAACAAGCAGCACTTTAGGCCGAGATCAATAACAGCTCTCTGCTAACCTATCTTAAAACAGCTTTCCTGAGGCTCTCCATTTTTATTTCTTCCTGTTTTGCGTTTTTTAAAAAGGGAGACAGACACCTACCTTGCTTTGCACTTTTCAAAGACGCTGAGAAGAATGAGGAAATCATTAAAGCTGCCTGCAGAATCAGCTAGCTCTCTGTGGACCTTCTctgctttcttttgtttttccgGTTGGCCTGAGAGGGTTAAACAGATACAATCGATCACTTAAAACGCATACAGTCAGTTTTTTAGTCATTGTAGTCATAGGTCGTAGTGATGAGGTGGCTACCTGGTCGGAtaaagatgttttccacagagAGCATGGCTGCCACAGGAAGCATCAACTCCTCGCACCCGAGAGCGGCAGATTTAAGCAATGCACGGGTGAGcccaggaggaagaggaaactCCACCATCAGCCGCCCCAGCCTGGTTATATTACCTTTTCTAGTCACCAAAAGCATCATTAGAATATGTACAGAGAACATTCCTTTTAGACTGCTTAGTTTAGTAAAACCACTGCAGAGATGTTTTCTATTGTGCTTAAATACCCTAAGATCACCTGGTCATCTAGAACAGGGAAATGTCATTAAGAAGTATTAGGGATATGTATGCATgtcaaaacaaagcaaaacaaaacaaattatcAGTGCATCCCCATTATTAACCATGTTAAACTCAATAGCATAGCATGTAGAAAAGAGGAGCTCAATAAATAGCTTCTTTACAGACGCTGAAGTTTCTGCTAAAGCATTAGTAGACAGATAAATCAGTGCACTGATCAGTTTTTTAATCTTAGAGCCTACATTCACAAATCAGCAGGGAGTACCAGTGTGAATGAAGTAAAAAGTTTCCTTTGTTTTATTAAGACTTATGTTCAGATGTTATTtgctactttttaaaaatatattacaaaaaaatatatacaaaatacatTAAGAAAAGTGCTGGTTTAATAATCTTGAGTGTAATCCTAAGAACAGTTTCACGCACCTGTCAATTGCATCATACTGGTAGAGCTGCTTCAGTGCAGTCAAGATAAACCTCTCCTCTGGATGATCCAGGTAAGGAAACCTACACAAAGCAGCTCAacgttattaaaaaaaaaacaaaaaaaaacagtgtataaTATTGGATGACGTTTAAAGGTCACCTGCTGGAAAGCACCAGAtcagaatagaaaaaaaacaaaaaaacaaacgaTACCTGATTACATCATGGACTCCAAGGCATTTGAGTGTGAGGACAACTGAAGTGAGACTAGTTCGCTGTATCTCTGGGACGGTGTATTCAGGCATGCAACTCTCCCAGAACTCCTTGTTGTAGATTCTGAAGCATTTCCCTGCTGAGGTTCGTCCTGCCCTGCCTGCTCTCTGTTGGGCTTCACTCCTACACAGTAATACCCCCAGAAAATGTAAACAAGAAACAGCAGCCATAAGATGAGCTGTgatgtatgacaagaaaaataGTACATTTCTGTGACCTATATACACAAACATTACTGTGTAACCTTCCTGAAAATAACATATTCTTAcattttactgtgtgtttatttgtatttatttgtgctTTGTGACCTCTGTGGCTGCCTGTAAcatttgcacagcactgtatagTCATGTCTATTCACTACTCACTTTGATATGGGTACCACTTCAAGGATGTCCAAACCAACTCTTGAGTTGTGGTTCAGCTGTTTGACAAATCCACTGTCAACAATATATCTAAAAGTAAGAGAGGCATTATTAAACATTCACAGGTCCTGAAGTGGTTTCAGCTAATGACATTCATCAATATGTTtccatattttaaataatttataaatacagAGGAATAATCCGCACCAGTACACAAAATGACAAAGAAGCTTCTACTTGACTCACTTGATTCCATTGATCGTAAGAGATGTTGCCGCTATGTTAGTTGCGACCACACACTTTCGCACACCTGCAGGCGAAGGCTGAAATATCTGCTTTTGCTGATCTACAGGGACAACAACAATCCATTAGCACCATAAAACTGAGAGATGCACTCTCAAAACGGACGTGTCAAGCAAAACGTAAGTGCTTAATATGTGTAATGTGTCTTTTGAAGTTGTAACTTGAACACTATCCATGTAGCAAATTCAGATCTTATGACAACACAAACATGGTTTTAATAATGAATACATACTAATAAACACAACTACGTCCCTTGCTGTGAATGTGGGCATGGTGACCATCACCTTGTCTTAATTCAATATCCCCAGCAAAGTCTATGTAAAGACCAAGTTAATTAGCAATAAGCTGGAGTTACCTGTCGGCATGGATCCATACAGAGGCAGAACGAGAAGACCTTCCACTGCGTGATCATGCACGTCGTAGCGGTAGTCTATGGACTCGGCTTTTTCAAAGAGCATATCACAGGCTTTCTCTATTTCATTCTGacctgtaaaacacacacaacattttAATCatcttaaattattatttaaaaaggtATAAAGGAATACGTTCAGCTACTTTGTTGCAGCAATtaatgacacagatgtgcaaatgcacacacatagcttgtctagtccctgtagagaagtatcgcTCTGGAGcgcataaacatgaacctattggcgccatgcCTGCCTGGGATTAATGCCCctctgcattgagctgtgcagaaGTGGAACTCTCTGTTATGGGAGTTATACGCtcgccactgaatgcaatcaaattccaaaaggattaactcttttttaatactcttaatttcagaacaaacaatgaatcagctggtgtcccaatacttttgtctatagcATATTATGTGCATTTTAATTAAGTTACTTATTATTACTAATTCGTTGAACATTAATTGAGTTAAATTATAAATGACACAATTATGTACTTCCATTCTTTTTTGTCAAGTTTTCTGTCTTGATAACTCATTACCACTCTTGAAATATGCTAAAGCCTGTGGGCCAGAGGCATAGCTACAACAGGGTCTAGGGGGCCTTCGGCCCTCTCATTTAGAAGCTTGCTGTCCCACCAAAATCTGATGccaattaaattattatacagaataaGTATAAAGGTGCAAGACTAATCACCCAGAGGCTTGCATGATTAGTGCTGTAAAGGGTAGGACTGATGTTACTTTATACCTGCTGTGGTGTGCTGTTATAGTAACCCCTTACCCAGGCCCCCAACAATGAAATCCCCCTATGCGAGTGtccctttttacatttttatctgTTCTTTAAATCTACCATTATATTAAACATTGCCTAAAATATGGTGACGAACTTCTGCTTACCTGTCAAAAAGACAAGGATGTCCCCAGAAGCTTCATTTGTATGAACATCTAAAGCCACCCTTACCACCTTAAGGGACAAAGGCAGAAGAAAACACGCCAAACACTTGTAAAACTGCCTGTAATCACAGCCTTCAGTCCCGAACCTGCACAAAACACAGACACCCAAAATAAAACAGATCTCACCTCTTTCACATACACTGAACTGTCTTTGTCTTTTGGCCCAATGCGACCACAGAACAGCTCCTTCACCGGATAGGTTCTTCCAGGAATCGTGAATACAGGACAGTGCCCGAAAAAGGCACTAAGTTTGTCTGTTTCTAGGGTCGCAGACATCACCACCACCTTCAGGGGGGCCAAGCGTCCACGGGAGCCTCGAGATGGTGTCTTTTTTAGCAGTCCGAGCAAAATGTCCTACAAAAGACACCATAAAAAACATAGCAAGGCAATCTCACAGAcagcttttttctgttttactcCTTATGAAATCAATCAGCCAGGGTATGTTTGATATCTGGTGTGTGCTTCTCCAGTTTGCAATGAGAGATGCTAGGCcagcattgcattgcattgcaaTAAACACTGGCACCAATATTATTTCAGTAAATGTGTTCAAAATCAGACTTTAtactttatttagtttttatttatcatttaatcTAGAACTGGAACGACTACTCAAAACAGCTGCCCCTTCTTTCAGCTGTGCAGAGCAGTGAATTCTGTTTTTACAGACCAAGTAGGTCATATTGTTCTTACAAGACCACATTGACTTATCTGTGGTCAAGATCTCGAAGCGTTTTGAGAGGGTGGGTTGAGAGGCGTTTTTTTGGGTGTGTTTTCAAGATAAAATTGGTGACAGTGcaagtctagtgtttgttagcaacattagcctaacatctcccattctaaactaaagaagtacACGGCAGACACCAAACAGGTCTTTGCTGACTGACAATTAGGTAAATCTGCTTCAGGGGTTAATAGAAGAGCtaagatgaaagaaaaaaaaaacgtgaatCCAACATATATGTGTACCGTATTCAGGCTCCTTTCATGGACTTCATCAAGGATCACAACACTGTACTGTGTCAAACCCGGGTCTGCGAGGATCTCCCTCAGCATACAGCCGTCTGTCACATACTTAATCAGAGTGTCCTGGGTGGGACGAGAAATAAAGGTGCGATCAGTAAAGATCAATGACTTTTTACTACGGTTACTGGGGAAAGACAGACAAACACTCATTCACGTGCAGTTCCTAATCTCATTTTGCATTTATGTTTATCCATGAGACTCAAACTCATTTTCCACATAAGATGAAATATTACTCTGCTCCAAAATATCTGACCATGTTAGGTGGCTTAGATCCTTCAGGACCTTTCATTTGAGTTCAAGCaagtctaccagcatgaccaacagaTTGACAACCATCTTATTTAGGCTCAGCTGGTAAAAAGCAGCTGGCCTACTAGTGTAGGGTAggtataggggcagtggtggctcagcggatatcgataacagggttgtgggttcgattcccgggctcggcaagctgccactgttgggcccttgagcaaggccctttaccctctctgctccccgggcactggagttggctgcccaccgctctgggtgtgtgtgtgtactcactgcccctaacacgtgtgtgtgtgagtgtatgttcactaccagatgggttaaatgcggaggacacattttgctgtacagtgtacactgttcagggacaaatacgtgcacctttacctttggaTGACCAGCTCTACCATTAAATACCAGCTTAGACCACCTaaaaccagcaaaagctggattTGTCAGCTGGAGAAACACTAGCTAAATTACAGCCGTTTATACAGTGTTGTTTTACTGCAGCTGTCCTCAAATGTGTTGAATTACtgattttgattattattattattattattgatttccGATTGTTCATCTCTACAGCTTGAGGATTGATGACCGGTGCTCATGGGCGTGCATTACAtgttaag
The sequence above is drawn from the Salminus brasiliensis chromosome 11, fSalBra1.hap2, whole genome shotgun sequence genome and encodes:
- the dhx40 gene encoding probable ATP-dependent RNA helicase DHX40 isoform X4, which produces MSKTERSERAGDGESTTQLPIYPYRKRLLEAVKENQFLVVTGETGSGKTTQLPQYLCQAGFCRDGKIGVTQPRRVAAITVAQRVSQEMGVRLGLEVGYQVRFDDCTSKDTLIKYVTDGCMLREILADPGLTQYSVVILDEVHERSLNTDILLGLLKKTPSRGSRGRLAPLKVVVMSATLETDKLSAFFGHCPVFTIPGRTYPVKELFCGRIGPKDKDSSVYVKEVVRVALDVHTNEASGDILVFLTGQNEIEKACDMLFEKAESIDYRYDVHDHAVEGLLVLPLYGSMPTDQQKQIFQPSPAGVRKCVVATNIAATSLTINGIKYIVDSGFVKQLNHNSRVGLDILEVVPISKSEAQQRAGRAGRTSAGKCFRIYNKEFWESCMPEYTVPEIQRTSLTSVVLTLKCLGVHDVIRFPYLDHPEERFILTALKQLYQYDAIDRKGNITRLGRLMVEFPLPPGLTRALLKSAALGCEELMLPVAAMLSVENIFIRPGQPEKQKKAEKVHRELADSAGSFNDFLILLSVFEKCKASENPSAWCKDHWIHWRALKSAFSVETQLREILLRLKQKDFALETFKGSSSEVLRHCLCLGYFTNVARRSMGKTFCTMDGHGSTVQIHPSSSLCGQEAQLDWIIFHDVLVTSRVYVRTVCPIRYDWVKDLLPKLHEIDVYELSSVAREEVTDEEMAQWEKKKAAKRQTETSEDATKKLEKRNDASSITEARARYLQRKQNRLQGKDS
- the dhx40 gene encoding probable ATP-dependent RNA helicase DHX40 isoform X3, coding for MSKTERSERAGDGESTTQLPIYPYRKRLLEAVKENQFLVVTGETGSGKTTQLPQYLCQAGFCRDGKIGVTQPRRVAAITVAQRVSQEMGVRLGLEVGYQVRFDDCTSKDTLIKYVTDGCMLREILADPGLTQYSVVILDEVHERSLNTDILLGLLKKTPSRGSRGRLAPLKVVVMSATLETDKLSAFFGHCPVFTIPGRTYPVKELFCGRIGPKDKDSSVYVKEVVRVALDVHTNEASGDILVFLTGQNEIEKACDMLFEKAESIDYRYDVHDHAVEGLLVLPLYGSMPTDQQKQIFQPSPAGVRKCVVATNIAATSLTINGIKYIVDSGFVKQLNHNSRVGLDILEVVPISKSEAQQRAGRAGRTSAGKCFRIYNKEFWESCMPEYTVPEIQRTSLTSVVLTLKCLGVHDVIRFPYLDHPEERFILTALKQLYQYDAIDRKGNITRLGRLMVEFPLPPGLTRALLKSAALGCEELMLPVAAMLSVENIFIRPGQPEKQKKAEKVHRELADSAGSFNDFLILLSVFEKCKASENPSAWCKDHWIHWRALKSAFSVETQLREILLRLKQQKDFALETFKGSSSEVLRHCLCLGYFTNVARRSMGKTFCTMDGHGSTVQIHPSSSLCGQEAQLDWIIFHDVLVTSRVYVRTVCPIRYDWVKDLLPKLHEIDVYELSSVAREEVTDEEMAQWEKKKAAKRQTETSEDATKKLEKRNDASSITEARARYLQRKQNRLQGKDS
- the dhx40 gene encoding probable ATP-dependent RNA helicase DHX40 isoform X2, coding for MSKTERSERAGDGESTTQLPIYPYRKRLLEAVKENQFLVVTGETGSGKTTQLPQYLCQAGFCRDGKIGVTQPRRVAAITVAQRVSQEMGVRLGLEVGYQVRFDDCTSKDTLIKYVTDGCMLREILADPGLTQYSVVILDEVHERSLNTDILLGLLKKTPSRGSRGRLAPLKVVVMSATLETDKLSAFFGHCPVFTIPGRTYPVKELFCGRIGPKDKDSSVYVKEVVRVALDVHTNEASGDILVFLTGQNEIEKACDMLFEKAESIDYRYDVHDHAVEGLLVLPLYGSMPTDQQKQIFQPSPAGVRKCVVATNIAATSLTINGIKYIVDSGFVKQLNHNSRVGLDILEVVPISKSEAQQRAGRAGRTSAGKCFRIYNKEFWESCMPEYTVPEIQRTSLTSVVLTLKCLGVHDVIRFPYLDHPEERFILTALKQLYQYDAIDRKGNITRLGRLMVEFPLPPGLTRALLKSAALGCEELMLPVAAMLSVENIFIRPGQPEKQKKAEKVHRELADSAGSFNDFLILLSVFEKCKASENPSAWCKDHWIHWRALKSAFSVETQLREILLRLKQKDFALETFKGSSSEVLRHCLCLGYFTNVARRSMGKTFCTMDGHGSTVQIHPSSSLCGQEAQLDWIIFHDVLVTSRVYVRTVCPIRYDWVKDLLPKLHEIDVYELSSVAREEVTDEEMAQWEKKKAAKRQTAETSEDATKKLEKRNDASSITEARARYLQRKQNRLQGKDS
- the dhx40 gene encoding probable ATP-dependent RNA helicase DHX40 isoform X1 encodes the protein MSKTERSERAGDGESTTQLPIYPYRKRLLEAVKENQFLVVTGETGSGKTTQLPQYLCQAGFCRDGKIGVTQPRRVAAITVAQRVSQEMGVRLGLEVGYQVRFDDCTSKDTLIKYVTDGCMLREILADPGLTQYSVVILDEVHERSLNTDILLGLLKKTPSRGSRGRLAPLKVVVMSATLETDKLSAFFGHCPVFTIPGRTYPVKELFCGRIGPKDKDSSVYVKEVVRVALDVHTNEASGDILVFLTGQNEIEKACDMLFEKAESIDYRYDVHDHAVEGLLVLPLYGSMPTDQQKQIFQPSPAGVRKCVVATNIAATSLTINGIKYIVDSGFVKQLNHNSRVGLDILEVVPISKSEAQQRAGRAGRTSAGKCFRIYNKEFWESCMPEYTVPEIQRTSLTSVVLTLKCLGVHDVIRFPYLDHPEERFILTALKQLYQYDAIDRKGNITRLGRLMVEFPLPPGLTRALLKSAALGCEELMLPVAAMLSVENIFIRPGQPEKQKKAEKVHRELADSAGSFNDFLILLSVFEKCKASENPSAWCKDHWIHWRALKSAFSVETQLREILLRLKQQKDFALETFKGSSSEVLRHCLCLGYFTNVARRSMGKTFCTMDGHGSTVQIHPSSSLCGQEAQLDWIIFHDVLVTSRVYVRTVCPIRYDWVKDLLPKLHEIDVYELSSVAREEVTDEEMAQWEKKKAAKRQTAETSEDATKKLEKRNDASSITEARARYLQRKQNRLQGKDS